Genomic DNA from Setaria italica strain Yugu1 chromosome V, Setaria_italica_v2.0, whole genome shotgun sequence:
CCAACCGTGGGTCTATCCCGCTCATCCTCTAGCTCCTCAACGTTTGGGTATTTCAGCTTTACCATGTCAGGCCTGCCAATTGGAAAACGCTCCCATGACCAAAGTTGAAGGAGCAGAAGACAGCCAGTCAGATTACTTTGATCAGACTGCCGCCTGCATGCAGCACACATTGACCTGTAGAGGTATGCCAGAGTAGCAGAACCCCAACTGTATGAACCAATATTCTCAAGATCAGCAATTAGTGGAAACGGATAGAAGGTGTACAGATCACCAGAGGCATCAGGAAACAATACGCCACTAATCAGGCTAAGGATGTATGCTCTGGCATATTGTTTGACAGTCTCCTCATCAGCATCTTCTGGACATTTATTAAACTCAGCCCTGACCCATGAAACCCTCAACCCAGGACGGGGCCTATCCAACGAAGGTGGTGTCCTCCCAAGGTATCGCTCAACCAATTCATTCTGGGACTCAGTTGGGTTTACCGCAACAGCACGACCAGCAACAGGAAGTCCAAGGATCATTGCAACATCCTGTAGTGTGATTGTGACCTCACCACAGGGCATATGAAAGGTGTGGGTCTCGGGTCTCCACCTATCAACAAGTGCAGAGACAAGTGCACGATCGATGGAGGGTAATCCAGCCTTACAGATGTTCACCAGCCCCATGAGTCCAGCTGGCCTAAGGTAACGTTCATACCGCTTGTCAAACCGAAGAGGCTCGCGGGTACGTGGGTTGAGCTCAGTTAGATTCTGTGCCAAACAATGGAAGATAGACATCGTTGGTTCACTGGTTAGTTATTAAATGACAATAATTGACAACATAAATGCTACGAGTTCTCATTGATATACCTGCCCTGATGCTAGAGCTCGAGCACGATGGTCAGCGTCATACATCCCAATTAAAGAATAGGAAGTTGTATCAACTGTCTCTGAAGCTCCATTCTGACCTTGACCAGACTGAACCTCTGAGCCTACAACCCATCCACCATTATTTGCACAGGTTCTGGTGCTCTTTCTAGGCTTTTGTAGTCGAGAATGATGATTTGGACTGATGGTCACCACCGAAGGAATAGGACAAGAACCTTGTTCTGGATATTGAGGTCGGGCATTTTGTACACCCGCTGGTTCAAAAGCCATTAGTGCTGGCTCCGAGGAATTGGCCTCTTCAGAGGAACGTGTTTCTGCTTGAACAAAAATCTCCAGACAATTCCACTCAGTCCCGTTGAAAACTGCCTTGACATAGCTACTCCAGGACATGTCATCGTTAATAGGAACCATGATGAAATGCCGATGAGCACCCCCACCAACATTCATCCTTCCCTGCGCACGGATGCTTTGTGTCTCTGATTGCCAACCAAGCTTCTTGTGCACGGCATCAATCAGATCACTGAATGTGGGCGCCGTCTCGAACCATATCCCCTCTTCAGGAAGGTTACCAAACTCCACCCCGTTTGGCCCCTTCACGAGCTCCCCACCACTGTAAACGCGCACATATTTGTCCATTGCTCCTGCCAGACATGAATGCACCCCAATTGGAGGTCAGCCCCTGCATTTAGTTTCAGCAATCTTAGAGCAAAAAAATCATGAGGCAAGCCATGGCATGCCGACGTTTATGCACTCAACCGCCAAATGGACATCAACAAAACGGGTCGAGTATCAGTAAGCACCGCCAACATCTTGAGTCTCGACTAGAATctgctttcttcttctcctttgacACGAGAATCTGCTTTCTTGGTCCTAGTTCCCTAAGCACCGCCAACATCTAGAGTCTCGACTGTTCGATACCCTAGACTTCCCCCAATCTAACTCACGCTACAAGTTTCTAGAACAATGAGCCACCAGCAGCCTAGCATTCTTCTCACCCTACCGACGCGGCACAACAATATCTAAGAGGAACAGAACTACAGACGTTCTAATCGGATTTTCCACCGAGTCGTTGTGGCGAGCAGCTCGCACGCCGGAGCCTCGGGGCGAGCGAGAACCAAGCGGGCATCCTTCATTCGGGGAAGGAGGAGCTTACCGACGGCGCGCGCCGGATAATTCCGCGGCGGTAGcggtggcgcgggcggcggcggcggcgagtgggtATCGGCTCTTTGTTTCCTCCTTTTTCGCTGGCAGGGGTTGGGAAGACGGACTCGTGTTCAGCGTTTCTTCCTCACAAAGGTGTAATACGCTAGCCCATTCAGCGTATACTGCTATTCAACCTCAAGGAAAACGTTTGATGCGCCTTTGAAAAATTGTGCTCCTTTTGAAAGATGCAGGTGGCCATCATGTTTAgtatttaaacttttttttgaaaatcttATATTTCAAACTTTAAAATTACCATTTAGAAGAAATCGTAACTAATATGGGATAAAGGTTAGATTTATAAATCGTCGTGGCGTCACGTCACATGTAAGTATAGTTGGTAGTTGGTCGTTAATAAGTGACATCCATGAGGTAAAAAGGTAATGACGAACTATGAAGTGGAGCAATTAGATGAAAGGACAAGAGCATAACTGTAATTGAATTTGATTTAAGAGTGTTCAAAACATTGCACTATGAGCGTagggcctggtttggttccttagacttatttttagcacccgtcacatcgaatgtttagatactaattaggagtattaaacgtaaactatttacaaaaacccattacataaagtggaggctaaacggcgagacgaatctattaagcctaattagtccatgatttgacaatgtgttgctacagtaaacgtTTGCTAAGGATGGAttaactaggcttaatagattcgtctggccgtttagcctccacttatgtaataagttttgtaaatagtctaaagcaaagggaaccaaacgccccctaggTCATGCCAATTATGTCATACTCCAAACCACGAACTACTAAAGTGCACATCCACTATTTGCACGTAACTCAAACATGACATGAttcaaaaaaaagaggagaaaaCCTCGTACGTAACAGGCGCCAAAACAAAAGGCCAGGtatgaacaatatttttcaaaaaaagataCGAACAGGAGAGTAATAGGACTGAACGCACAGTGAGCACAGTGGCAACATAAACCAAATGAGTTGGGACTGAACGTGCAAATACACCATGGGTATTTTATTGCCGAGTGAGTACGTTCAGTGCAATATCTCATGTGTCACTAGTACATCACCACCATCCATCACGTCGTAAGTAAGAATTCAGCAAGGACAATGGAAGTAGACTTGCATATGGTAGGGCTTCTTAATTTCACATGATggtatatatatggaaaaaataaaatgttgCTAACTTGCTAAATTCTAGTTACCGACGTTTCCAATTAAACTCGGTTACTCAGCGAAAATGCTCCTTCCCCGCCCCACAACTTGCTCCAAGTCTGCGAACCATGATGTCATCAACGATTTCTCTTGAGCAAGGCTCTCAATTCTGGACTTCAGATCTTCAATGCTCTGCTGCATTGTGAGAATCTCAGCTTCATGCTTAAACTTCTCCTCTGAAAGCCTTTCAGCACCTTCAGTCAGTTCTTGACTGTACTTTTCAGCTTCAGTATTTGCTTCCTCCAGCTCCTTAACCTGCTTCTCAACTAGTAATTTCTCTTCAGAAACTCTCTCTAGTTTGGACCTGATGTCTTCAATTGATTTTTGGAGATCAGATATCCGTGCACCGTTAATGGACTTCTCTTGCAGCAATTTTTCAGAAGCATCAGCAAGGTCTTGCTTTAACCTGCtgatttctctctctctttcagaCAATTCCTCTTCAAATTGCCTTCTTGCTGAATCCACTTCTTCCTTGAGCTTGATAATTTCAGCTTCCAGCTTCGTGTTTTGTTCCAGCAGATTAGAGTTCTCCTTGGACAAACCCTCTATGTCTGAAACTTTCTTTGTTTGATCAGTAGCATTTCCATTCTCTTTATAATCACAATGGCACATCAAGCTCTTCTCCTCCAAAACCTCAAGTTTTTCATCTGCGTCACGCAGTTTCTGGTTTGTCATATTGAGCTCGTCCTCAAGTTCAAGAACTCTCTGATGCAATGTGTAGGCAATGCCATCATCCTCACCATCTTCGGATTTTGCATCAGACTCTGACTGTGACGCCAGGTCCTCGGGTTCCTTCCTTGATGCTGGCGAGTCATTGTTCTTGTTGCTCAGGAAGAAATCAAAGCCGGCAGCTCTAGGACTCTGCTCCCTTGTCCATGACCTCTGTAGTGGTTCAGGAGATGGTGAGGGTGACCTCTGGAACTCAGAACCACACTCTGAACTGGCTAAAGATCCTGTCGACTGCAGCCTTGTTGGGATATTCTTGCGCAATTCACCAGTGACATTGTCGTAGCGCTCAGCTAGAGCACGGTACATCCGGTAGAAATTCTCGACATGAGTGATGAGCATTGGACGCTTCTGGTAGTACATCTGTGCTTTCTTTGCAAAGGAGTCGCCATCCTCCTCAATCAGCTGGAGCATTTCCTTCACTTGCTTATCCATTTCTGCATGTTTCAgttcagggaaaggttgataaACATAAAGAAACAGAGGCAACATGCAGAATAACATTAGCTAGAAGCCTAGACAAAATCTCAAACACCCTAGGTGGAATCCTTTGCTCATTTACTGTACAGTGGAAAGTTATGCAAATGCTCAAATAAAAGAACACTAGAACATCAGTAAATGTTTAGAAAAACATTAACATCATAACTTTCATTTTTTCTGTAATTTTTTTGGTTAAAATGAAATGTGTTTTTTTTGGTTAAAATGAAATGTGTACATACTTCCTTAATCATATGGTCAGGACTCAGGAACACTAAAAGTCTATTACACTTATACCATATGAACTGATCAGCAACTAGTAGGAACAAAAGGTATCTAGTAGTGCATCATTTAGGTAACTACCCATTCTTGGTCATCTGTTCAGTTGAATAATAAGACGACGCTACTGTATGGAAGATACGGTATGCACTTATACAGAGAATCGGAGTACTATGGAAAGTTTAGATATTGCACTTCCTTTGCTTTATTATTCATTTATGGCAATCTACGTGCATAGACTATTAGAAAATGGTACTGTACCTTTACATGTATTGAAATGTATGAATGTTACCCAAGTACTGAGAAGAGCCTATGACAAAATTTCCATACCTTCGAGATTTTCTGCAAGCCATTTCGAGTTCTTGGGGCTAATGTGACTGTCCCACCACCACGAATGGCGCTTCTTGGTAGGGTTCCTCTCCAAAGGTGGCTTCATACTCACAAAACTTTCTGGGAAGCTAGAAGTTGTATCAGATTGAAGCACTATCTGAAAACTGAAGGCGTGCATCATCAGGAACAATAACTATAGCAGTCACAAATATGACAGCTGAATGATTAATACCGCAAAAATGAATACAGTATACAGGATCATGGTTCTCCGACAATGAAAACATTTAAGATAAACTCAACCTGAAGTAATATAGACTAGATCACTGCAATAGTGTGGCATCAGCATGCAGTTGACAACAGTGTCAGCAGCCTCTTATTTGAGGTAGTCCAAATCAAGATATCAGTGTATCTACTGATTGGAAGGTACCTAGCCCTTGTCGGCTGGATAATAAAATGTTTTCCAATTCAAAACAAATGTACATGCAATTAGCTCCAGTCTATTCTTAATAAAACTAAGGAACCAATGGTATATGAGTATGACTCAGAGAAACAAATGGCTCAATCTCAAACACCAGACATCCAGGATCGGAGGAACGAATGATACATCAAGTCAGTTCATCAGGGTAATGAATGGATTCAGTCAACATAAGCAGTAAAAACTCAATGTCGAAACATCCTTTCTTTGATCATCCTACTGTTTCACAAAAGAATGGCCAGATTACGGTGGTAAAGCAGCATCCAGAAAGAAACGGAGGTGGCCACTAAGCCAAACAAGACCAGATCAAAGGATAACCAATCAACCAAACCTTCAGAAATGCTGCAAGATCTTGCTAGGAAAGGAAAACCATCTCTAAACTTAACCGAATGCATCAAGAAGtgttcgagagaaaaaaaaatgcatcaagAAACCGAGACACACAAACTGAAAAGAAACATACCAGATTCTGCATAAGCAAGCAGCATGAGAGCACAGCCCAATCTCACCTGAGGGATAAAAACACAGGAAGGCGGCGCCTTCAGAGTCAGAACCTAGGATCCCGCGCGCGCCCAagatctccgccgccgcccacggccaCCACACGCACCCGCGCGCTCAGAACGCCAGCTCCTGCAGAGACAGACAGGCCatgggaagaggaagagaaggcgTCAAGAACCGGCAGCTGGATTCGTTCCCCGGTCAATGCTTGAAGCAAACGCGTGGAGAGCTGTGAAACATGCAGGGCACCACGAGGGGCTATGGTTGATGCCCACCTACTCCTGCTCCTGCGTGCGTTACTGCCGCACCTGCAGAATCCAAGATCTGCTACTGTTGCTTTTCACGGAGCAAAAAAGGGAAGCGAGAGGAAGGAGAAAGCATCGACCTTTTTGTTCACACTTGAGTAGTGTAACCGCAGCCGCAGCGTTCTTGGATTGGATGGTAGGCCAGAGGAGAAATGGAAATGAGGAGGGATGGATATAGAAATGGGCAGGGAATAAACTATTGGCACATGGTGTCGCCAGCCACGTGGTGTGTGGACTTGTTGTTTGTGGTCAAGattgcattttttatttttcacaGGAAAAAAAGATAAGAAGATGTTGCAAAAGATGGCAGGACAAGAGCCTGCAGGGGATGAGGTGAGTGTGAAAACAGCCTGCATTGAATTGTTGCCGTGGAATTGTACGAAATGAATGAATGGGTAAAACGAGATACCATTAGTAGGATTTAATTCTAGGTAGATACGGTAccttgtgaaaaaaaaactgtcGTTCTCAAAGCTTCTGTGCATGGAGTTGACAGAAAACAGAAGCAAAAGCTTGCAAAACTCCACAATCTCTGTGAGAGAACTCAGAAGATCACTGGGAACCAAGAACAAACGTGCAAACCTTTATATAGGACAGGAGCACCAGCACTCATCCAAACTGAAGGATGAACTGCAGGAAGGGATGGGAGAGTAATAAGAAAACGTTAGACAGGCATGAATGATGGAGAGTTAGCCATGGTTAAAGTAAATCCTCTTCCAAGGGTGAGAGTTTTGCCAATACCTTGGATGGGCAAGAAATGACGCCTGAAACGTGTAACCGAGCAAAAAGTTGCAGAGGAAGAGGACGCAGGGACGCACGGTCGGCATGTGATGCCCTTCAGAGCTCCTGATCCCTACGGTACTATAAAAAAATCCGATCGATCATCAGATACGGCTGCTCATGAATCCCGATGATTATAATTTGTAATTTAGTAGATGTGCTGTCTGCCTGCTTGCGCTGAACGGGCACCGTGTTGTAGGGTGACCGGGTGAGCATTAGCTCGTGCTTAGTTGTGATCACTTGGCAAATCTTTTCCTTGAGACGCAAAAAACACTGACCGTGACCAGGCCGGAGAGCAAATCATGGAGGAAAGCATGGCGGCGCACGGCATGGACGGGTCAGGGACCGAGACAGACTCTTCGGAAAGAGCCAGAAATAACTGGGCGCACGTGGGCGCACGTGGCCCGGATTGGAATGCGGCCCAGAGAAACtggcaaaacaaaacaactACTAAAATAACTGATTTTCGGAGAGAGCTCCCAACTGCGTGCGACTTGGGCCATTTTCTGATCTGGGCACGATTGACGGGCGGTTTTAATTCATGGCCTAAAACTATTACCAGCCCATCAGGCAGTGCGCGCGCGGCCTGCTGGGGATGGCCTGCAGCCCACAAAAACTTCAGGCGGTCCATTCAATTCCCACACTTACATCAAGGCCGAGGAGTCCTTTTCGCATAGATTTATACTTAACTGTATCAGTGTTATTTTGCGGGTAATAAATTGTATTAGAGTTATAGTGATCTCTAATACATGTATAGTTTCTAAGTAGATATTGTGTAACTAAATATTTGGACGTTGAACTCCTATGCaatatttgaatttttgtaATACTTTGATTCGGGTC
This window encodes:
- the LOC101753820 gene encoding uncharacterized protein LOC101753820; translated protein: MDKYVRVYSGGELVKGPNGVEFGNLPEEGIWFETAPTFSDLIDAVHKKLGWQSETQSIRAQGRMNVGGGAHRHFIMVPINDDMSWSSYVKAVFNGTEWNCLEIFVQAETRSSEEANSSEPALMAFEPAGVQNARPQYPEQGSCPIPSVVTISPNHHSRLQKPRKSTRTCANNGGWVVGSEVQSGQGQNGASETVDTTSYSLIGMYDADHRARALASGQNLTELNPRTREPLRFDKRYERYLRPAGLMGLVNICKAGLPSIDRALVSALVDRWRPETHTFHMPCGEVTITLQDVAMILGLPVAGRAVAVNPTESQNELVERYLGRTPPSLDRPRPGLRVSWVRAEFNKCPEDADEETVKQYARAYILSLISGVLFPDASGDLYTFYPFPLIADLENIGSYSWGSATLAYLYRSMCAACRRQSDQSNLTGCLLLLQLWSWERFPIGRPDMVKLKYPNVEELEDERDRPTVGLRWVVGMCTRRAAPARCYEHFTNEFDLLTDDQIVWCPYREERVKELQLAPICTQDSHLWLTQAPLIYFFMVEVYTPERVMRQFGLHQVCPPPLQDTGVELHWCRRGRVHNDWAQKHKSFVDMWEAKEQHVIMEERPYSHANYMDYLRWYRRSTRIRLCTPRRISNGHKDGTPGGGASADSEDPSRASQLRYTPRAHLIHSVTDKLTVLTKDAAAQKGCSRGECLAFVERVTRACVEVIGELGGSSLCDIADVIPFSSITATATAEPEVVNQRGMEEEINNSMVPDQDTEAAPQLEKQSQSPDGYKQAKRTAPSGLSGKRKRGRSGPR
- the LOC101754217 gene encoding protein NETWORKED 4B isoform X2; this encodes MKPPLERNPTKKRHSWWWDSHISPKNSKWLAENLEEMDKQVKEMLQLIEEDGDSFAKKAQMYYQKRPMLITHVENFYRMYRALAERYDNVTGELRKNIPTRLQSTGSLASSECGSEFQRSPSPSPEPLQRSWTREQSPRAAGFDFFLSNKNNDSPASRKEPEDLASQSESDAKSEDGEDDGIAYTLHQRVLELEDELNMTNQKLRDADEKLEVLEEKSLMCHCDYKENGNATDQTKKVSDIEGLSKENSNLLEQNTKLEAEIIKLKEEVDSARRQFEEELSEREREISRLKQDLADASEKLLQEKSINGARISDLQKSIEDIRSKLERVSEEKLLVEKQVKELEEANTEAEKYSQELTEGAERLSEEKFKHEAEILTMQQSIEDLKSRIESLAQEKSLMTSWFADLEQVVGRGRSIFAE
- the LOC101754217 gene encoding protein NETWORKED 4B isoform X1, with the protein product MMHAFSFQIVLQSDTTSSFPESFVSMKPPLERNPTKKRHSWWWDSHISPKNSKWLAENLEEMDKQVKEMLQLIEEDGDSFAKKAQMYYQKRPMLITHVENFYRMYRALAERYDNVTGELRKNIPTRLQSTGSLASSECGSEFQRSPSPSPEPLQRSWTREQSPRAAGFDFFLSNKNNDSPASRKEPEDLASQSESDAKSEDGEDDGIAYTLHQRVLELEDELNMTNQKLRDADEKLEVLEEKSLMCHCDYKENGNATDQTKKVSDIEGLSKENSNLLEQNTKLEAEIIKLKEEVDSARRQFEEELSEREREISRLKQDLADASEKLLQEKSINGARISDLQKSIEDIRSKLERVSEEKLLVEKQVKELEEANTEAEKYSQELTEGAERLSEEKFKHEAEILTMQQSIEDLKSRIESLAQEKSLMTSWFADLEQVVGRGRSIFAE